The Cohnella abietis genome has a segment encoding these proteins:
- the cydD gene encoding thiol reductant ABC exporter subunit CydD, translating into MDKNWFQLKGFRPAMLLLSGMSLLQGVLIALQAVLLARAIALLFEGKAVHQSYDFLALFLLAFGARHTVVWLQRKIAGRFAETESISARQLLVEQLFERGPTFAAKEGSGKLVTLALEGIDRFRSYLELSIPRTLDMLFVTLILLVVVYCLDVVSGLILTVAMPVLIGFFILLGLAARKKADKQWQSYRMLSQHFVDSLRGLETLKFLGRSRAHGKTVEQVADRYRISTMRTLRVAFLSSLSLDMFSMLSIASVAVGLGLRLINGGIGLEAALVVLLLAPEYFLPVRMLGTDYHASLDGKEAWDTIRKVSSEQPVPESQETESYKCSEIGSDIRLVPIELSRVQVNGEDGKQLLKNISVQLKPHHNLIGIVGASGAGKSTLLGVLGGFIRPDRGELNLDAVRIEESNQTKIQQQIAYIPQHPYLFSSTLLENVRFYEPDATEAEAVLAIEMAGLSEVVRDLPHGIFERIGEGGRALSGGQAQRVALARALLGKRPIMLLDEPTAHLDIETEWELKQTIQSIWRDKRVFLATHRLHWMKEMDVIWVLHEGCLVEVGTHEELVAQKGVYNELLMAGSGGRGGNYAGYEE; encoded by the coding sequence ATGGACAAAAACTGGTTTCAACTAAAGGGATTCCGTCCCGCTATGCTGCTACTGAGCGGGATGTCTCTCCTTCAGGGAGTGCTGATTGCTTTACAGGCGGTATTGCTGGCCCGGGCTATTGCCTTGTTATTCGAAGGAAAGGCTGTCCATCAATCTTACGATTTCCTTGCCTTGTTCTTACTAGCATTTGGAGCGAGACATACCGTAGTTTGGTTGCAGCGCAAAATTGCCGGTCGTTTCGCAGAAACAGAAAGCATATCGGCAAGGCAGCTACTGGTGGAACAACTGTTCGAACGTGGACCGACCTTTGCTGCTAAGGAAGGAAGCGGAAAGCTAGTTACGCTGGCTCTGGAAGGCATCGACCGATTTCGCAGCTATCTTGAACTGTCAATTCCTCGAACATTGGATATGCTGTTCGTCACATTAATTCTCCTAGTCGTCGTGTATTGTCTTGACGTTGTATCAGGGTTGATTTTGACCGTTGCTATGCCTGTACTGATCGGTTTTTTTATTCTACTTGGCTTGGCAGCCAGAAAAAAGGCGGACAAGCAGTGGCAATCCTACCGTATGCTTTCGCAGCATTTTGTGGATTCCTTGCGCGGACTGGAAACGCTGAAATTTCTAGGGCGTAGCCGTGCGCATGGGAAAACGGTGGAGCAGGTTGCAGATCGTTACCGCATCTCTACAATGCGCACGTTGCGGGTCGCATTCTTGTCTTCTCTCTCACTCGATATGTTCAGCATGCTATCCATAGCATCTGTGGCAGTTGGCTTAGGGCTTCGGCTAATTAACGGCGGGATTGGGCTGGAGGCTGCGTTGGTTGTTTTACTTCTAGCACCAGAATATTTTCTTCCCGTAAGGATGCTTGGGACTGACTATCATGCTTCCCTTGATGGGAAGGAGGCGTGGGACACAATTCGTAAGGTAAGCAGTGAACAACCAGTTCCTGAGTCTCAGGAAACGGAGAGTTATAAGTGTTCGGAGATAGGCTCTGATATTCGCTTAGTACCTATAGAATTGTCCCGTGTGCAGGTGAATGGCGAGGATGGGAAACAGTTGCTCAAAAATATATCGGTGCAACTCAAACCGCATCATAACCTTATCGGCATTGTTGGCGCAAGCGGAGCAGGGAAATCGACGTTGCTTGGTGTACTGGGCGGATTTATTAGACCCGACAGGGGCGAACTTAACCTCGATGCCGTACGAATAGAAGAAAGTAATCAAACAAAAATTCAGCAGCAGATCGCGTATATTCCGCAGCATCCGTATCTTTTTAGTTCGACTCTGTTGGAAAATGTCCGGTTTTATGAACCGGATGCTACGGAGGCGGAGGCAGTTCTGGCTATTGAAATGGCAGGATTAAGCGAGGTTGTAAGGGACCTTCCGCATGGCATCTTTGAAAGGATAGGAGAAGGAGGTCGGGCGCTTAGTGGCGGACAAGCTCAGCGAGTCGCTTTAGCTCGTGCGCTTCTAGGCAAACGGCCGATTATGCTACTGGACGAGCCAACCGCACATCTCGATATTGAGACGGAATGGGAATTAAAGCAAACGATACAGTCGATCTGGCGCGACAAGAGAGTATTTTTGGCGACCCATCGGTTGCATTGGATGAAGGAAATGGATGTCATTTGGGTTCTGCACGAGGGCTGTCTTGTGGAGGTCGGGACGCATGAGGAGCTTGTTGCTCAAAAAGGCGTATACAATGAGCTTTTAATGGCAGGCAGCGGGGGAAGGGGAGGCAATTATGCTGGATACGAGGAATAA
- the cydB gene encoding cytochrome d ubiquinol oxidase subunit II yields MPLNELWFVLIAVLFTGFFFLEGFDFGVGMATLLLPRSDGEKRILINSIGPFWDANEVWLITAAGAMFAAFPHWYATLFSGYYVLLTFLLLALIFRGVAFEFRGKVDKQSWRKMWDAAIVIGSAVPPLLFGLLFASMIKGVPIGPDMEMTAGFTDIVNGYSIAGGVTLVGLCLLHGFTFITLRVEGEMRVQARRWAERLLPIVAGLLALFTGWTFVVTDLFEHRGNMLLPLVILGSIVCVLAAIFLRKGREGWAFGMTGSLIVLTFVSMFVGLAPRLMVSSIQSAYALTIQNAASSEYTLKVMTVVAAALLPFVLAYQAWSYFIFHKRITNKDHLEY; encoded by the coding sequence TTGCCCTTAAATGAACTGTGGTTTGTGCTGATTGCAGTATTGTTCACCGGTTTTTTCTTTCTGGAAGGGTTTGATTTTGGCGTAGGCATGGCTACCCTTTTACTCCCGCGGAGCGATGGGGAGAAGCGAATCCTGATCAATTCGATTGGTCCATTCTGGGATGCTAATGAGGTATGGCTTATTACAGCGGCAGGTGCGATGTTCGCCGCATTCCCGCATTGGTATGCGACCTTGTTTAGCGGATACTATGTCCTGCTTACCTTCCTATTACTAGCCCTCATTTTTCGTGGAGTGGCCTTTGAATTCCGGGGTAAAGTGGATAAGCAAAGCTGGCGGAAAATGTGGGATGCGGCTATTGTGATCGGGAGCGCCGTGCCTCCATTGTTGTTTGGCTTATTGTTTGCCAGCATGATCAAAGGTGTCCCAATCGGACCCGATATGGAGATGACAGCTGGCTTTACTGATATTGTAAATGGTTATTCGATTGCAGGAGGTGTGACCTTGGTAGGGCTTTGTTTGCTACATGGGTTCACCTTTATCACCCTGAGGGTCGAAGGAGAAATGCGCGTGCAAGCTCGGAGATGGGCTGAAAGGCTTTTACCCATCGTAGCGGGACTCCTGGCTTTATTTACAGGATGGACATTTGTAGTAACGGACCTATTCGAGCATCGTGGCAATATGCTTCTTCCTTTGGTCATCCTCGGTTCGATTGTTTGTGTGCTGGCTGCTATCTTTCTCAGAAAAGGCAGGGAAGGATGGGCTTTCGGCATGACAGGCTCGCTTATTGTTCTCACCTTTGTATCGATGTTCGTTGGCTTGGCTCCGAGATTGATGGTGAGCTCGATTCAAAGTGCTTATGCTTTAACGATTCAGAATGCTGCTTCAAGCGAATATACGCTCAAAGTCATGACGGTAGTTGCAGCAGCGCTACTGCCGTTCGTACTGGCCTACCAGGCATGGAGCTATTTTATCTTTCATAAACGAATTACTAACAAGGATCATCTGGAATACTGA
- a CDS encoding SCO family protein produces the protein MLVLIVYFLYSSKDRETALPVVQSAPEFALTNLDGQQVNASDNKGKIVLMEFMFTSCPDICPLTTYKMVQLQEQLKEQGLFGNEVQFVAITFDPKQDTPEMLKKYADRMKMDMSGWHVLRGEEEATKEIAKQYGVMVQNMGDGQFVHTVTSLNLIDSEQKVRKVYSMGDEMNNEVIMADIVSLLSEKKNENS, from the coding sequence ATGTTAGTGCTAATTGTTTATTTCTTGTACAGCTCAAAGGATAGAGAAACCGCGTTACCAGTAGTACAGTCTGCACCTGAATTTGCATTAACGAATTTGGACGGCCAGCAGGTGAACGCAAGCGATAACAAGGGCAAAATCGTTCTGATGGAGTTTATGTTTACAAGCTGTCCCGATATCTGTCCTCTAACGACGTATAAAATGGTGCAGCTTCAGGAGCAATTAAAGGAGCAAGGTTTGTTTGGGAATGAAGTACAGTTCGTCGCAATCACCTTCGATCCTAAGCAGGATACACCTGAAATGTTGAAGAAGTACGCGGATAGGATGAAAATGGATATGTCCGGCTGGCATGTGCTTCGGGGAGAAGAAGAAGCGACGAAGGAGATTGCCAAGCAATACGGTGTTATGGTTCAAAATATGGGCGATGGTCAATTCGTACATACCGTTACTTCGCTTAATTTGATTGATTCTGAGCAAAAAGTGCGCAAAGTTTACAGTATGGGCGATGAAATGAACAATGAAGTGATCATGGCTGATATTGTTTCCCTTCTCTCAGAAAAGAAAAACGAAAACTCATAA
- a CDS encoding c-type cytochrome, with translation MSKWMMSGLVACACIFGVYLLLTGLPDKEEQAKEGTAFTVPERAVDAATSEQIYQSMCISCHGAELQGAIGPELAHIGSSLTKEQLFKTIKNGRRGMPSFEKRLSEDELITVTTWLASHQ, from the coding sequence ATGTCGAAGTGGATGATGTCCGGATTGGTTGCCTGTGCGTGTATATTTGGAGTCTATTTATTGTTGACAGGATTGCCAGACAAGGAAGAGCAGGCTAAAGAAGGCACTGCATTTACCGTTCCAGAGCGAGCAGTGGATGCCGCGACTTCCGAACAGATTTATCAAAGCATGTGTATTTCATGCCACGGAGCCGAATTGCAAGGCGCAATCGGACCTGAGCTAGCCCACATCGGGTCATCTCTGACGAAAGAGCAGCTTTTCAAAACGATTAAAAATGGTAGAAGAGGAATGCCTTCTTTTGAGAAACGTCTATCTGAGGATGAGCTTATTACAGTCACAACCTGGCTAGCATCTCATCAATAA
- a CDS encoding cytochrome ubiquinol oxidase subunit I — MDIVDLARLQFALTTVLHFVFVPISIGLSLLIAIMETLYVVKKNELYKKMARFWGNFLLINFAVGIVTGILQEFQFGMNWSDFSRFVGDVFGAPLAIEALLAFFLESTFIGLWVFGWERLSKRVHLACMWLVSIGTMLSALWILAANSFMQRPVGYVINNGRAEMTDIMALLTNGQLLWEFPHTLFAAFATGAFLVTGISAWKLVRKQEVAFFTSSFKIGITVALISSLAIAQFGHGQAQYLVETQPMKMAASEGLWETSDDPAAWTVIASINPEDQTNSYELKIPYILSFLSYSKFSGAVPGMKDLQAEYEQTYGPGNYIPPVRTTFWSFRIMIASGSMMIVLGLYGAYLAIRRKLGNPNKLFMRLMFAAIALPFIGNTAGWVMTEVGRQPWTVFGLLRTEDSVSLNVSSGQLLFSVISFTTVYLLLLCLTAYLFARVARKGTIEEHQERDKDDPFDQGDDSIALK; from the coding sequence ATGGATATTGTTGATTTGGCCAGACTCCAATTTGCTCTTACCACCGTTTTACACTTTGTATTTGTTCCTATTTCGATTGGTTTATCGCTGCTTATTGCCATTATGGAAACCTTGTATGTAGTTAAAAAGAATGAGCTGTACAAAAAAATGGCGAGGTTCTGGGGGAATTTTCTCCTTATTAATTTTGCTGTAGGAATCGTAACCGGCATTTTACAGGAATTTCAATTCGGAATGAACTGGTCCGATTTCTCCAGATTTGTCGGAGATGTGTTTGGAGCACCATTGGCTATTGAAGCGCTGCTGGCTTTTTTCCTAGAATCTACTTTTATTGGTTTATGGGTCTTCGGTTGGGAACGATTGTCGAAAAGGGTGCATCTCGCGTGTATGTGGCTAGTATCTATCGGTACGATGCTGTCTGCCCTCTGGATTCTGGCAGCCAACTCGTTCATGCAGCGACCTGTTGGATATGTAATCAATAACGGTCGGGCCGAGATGACGGATATTATGGCATTGCTTACGAATGGGCAGCTGCTATGGGAATTTCCACATACATTGTTTGCAGCATTTGCAACAGGTGCTTTTCTGGTCACAGGAATCAGTGCATGGAAGCTGGTGCGTAAGCAGGAAGTCGCATTTTTCACTTCCTCCTTCAAGATCGGTATAACGGTTGCGCTAATTTCCTCGCTTGCAATTGCGCAGTTTGGGCATGGGCAGGCGCAGTACTTGGTGGAAACGCAGCCGATGAAGATGGCGGCTAGTGAAGGTTTATGGGAAACAAGCGATGATCCAGCTGCATGGACGGTAATTGCCTCAATTAATCCTGAGGATCAGACCAACAGCTATGAATTAAAGATTCCATATATTCTAAGCTTCTTATCTTATAGCAAGTTTTCGGGAGCTGTGCCTGGTATGAAGGATTTGCAGGCAGAATACGAGCAGACATATGGACCGGGCAACTACATTCCACCTGTACGGACGACATTTTGGAGCTTCCGCATTATGATCGCAAGCGGAAGTATGATGATTGTGTTGGGGCTGTACGGTGCATATTTGGCAATCCGTCGAAAGCTCGGAAATCCGAACAAGCTGTTTATGCGACTTATGTTTGCAGCCATTGCTCTGCCGTTCATCGGCAATACGGCAGGATGGGTGATGACGGAAGTGGGACGACAGCCATGGACGGTATTTGGTTTGCTGCGTACGGAGGATTCCGTATCTCTGAATGTGTCTTCAGGGCAGCTGTTGTTTTCAGTCATTTCGTTCACAACGGTCTATCTTCTACTGCTCTGCCTGACAGCATATTTATTCGCTCGTGTTGCCCGTAAAGGTACGATTGAAGAACATCAAGAGCGGGATAAAGACGATCCGTTCGATCAAGGAGATGATTCCATTGCCCTTAAATGA